From the genome of Mixophyes fleayi isolate aMixFle1 chromosome 2, aMixFle1.hap1, whole genome shotgun sequence, one region includes:
- the ATP5PB gene encoding ATP synthase peripheral stalk subunit b, mitochondrial: MLSRVALVSACTLKKSAPLTFGALNTCKSFHTGQPALAPVAPLPEKPGKVRHGLIPEEFFQFLYPKTGVTGPYMFGTGLLVYLLSKEIYVINHESVAMLSMGLVLVYSIKKFGHKVAEFIDGVNEEKVSKAEAVKSAAIKDLESAIEEEKKEQWRVEGRHYLFDAKRNNVTMLLEINYRERLLTVYNDVKKRLDYQVALQNLLRRKEQDHMISWVENNVVQSISAQQQKESIAKCISDLKLLSKTVQAST; the protein is encoded by the exons CCTGTACTTTGAAGAAATCTGCTCCTCTCACATTTGG CGCTTTGAATACATGCAAGTCTTTCCACACTGGGCAGCCTGCCTTGGCCCCTGTCGCTCCTCTACCAGAGAAGCCAGGAAAAGTTCGCCATGGACTGATTCCTGAAGAGTTCTTTCAGTTCCTTTATCCCAAGACAGGAGTCACAG gtcCGTACATGTTTGGTACTGGTCTTCTTGTCTATCTCCTgtctaaagaaatatatgtaataaatcatgaaagtgTCGCAATGCTTTCTATGGGACTGGTTCTTGTCTACTCTATCAAGAAGTTTGGTCATAAAGTGGCAGAATTTATTGACGGGGTTAACGAA GAGAAAGTTTCTAAAGCTGAAGCCGTGAAAAGTGCTGCAATTAAAGACCTGGAATCTGCTATtgaggaagaaaagaaagaacaaTGGAGAGTTGAAGGACGACACTATCTGTTTGATGCTAAAAGG AACAACGTGACCATGCTTCTGGAAATCAACTATAGGGAGAGGCTTCTGACTGTGTATAATGATGTAAAGAAGCGTCTAGACTACCAAGTGGCTCTGCAGAATCTTCTGCGCCGCAAGGAGCAGGATCATATGATCAGCTGGGTAGAAAACAATGTGGTACAGAGCATTTCTGCACAACAG CAAAAAGAGAGTATCGCCAAATGTATCTCTGATCTGAAGCTCCTATCAAAGACTGTACAAGCAAGCACTTGA